From Camelus dromedarius isolate mCamDro1 chromosome 12, mCamDro1.pat, whole genome shotgun sequence, the proteins below share one genomic window:
- the LOC135322599 gene encoding LOW QUALITY PROTEIN: olfactory receptor 8J3-like (The sequence of the model RefSeq protein was modified relative to this genomic sequence to represent the inferred CDS: substituted 1 base at 1 genomic stop codon), producing MAPRNFSQVTEFILTGISDRPDLQIPLFSVFLGVYGLTVAGNLTIITLTSVDSRLQTPMYFFLRQRATINLGNSTVIAPKMPINFLVKKRTTSYYEXATQLGGFLVFTVAEVFMLAVMAYDRCMAICNPLPYVVVVSRRVCLLLGSLSYLYSFSTAVVASSCVFSVSYCSSNVINHFLCDIAPLLALSCSDTYFAETVVFISASTNLVFSMIMAIISYFNIVLSILRIHSTEGRKKAFSTCASHVVAVSVFYGTMLFMYLQPQTNHSMDTDKMASVFYTLVIPMLNPMIYSLRSKDVKAALKRFLTNSCCSLSKCHLSTIGK from the coding sequence ATGGCTCCTAGGAATTTCAGCCAAGTCACTGAGTTTATTCTCACGGGAATCTCAGACCGTCCAGACCTCCAGATCCCACTCTTCTCTGTGTTCCTGGGTGTCTACGGGCTGACCGTGGCAGGGAACCTGACCATCATCACTCTCACCAGTGTTGACTCTCGACTTCAGACccccatgtatttcttcctccGACAGCGGGCCACCATCAACCTTGGGAATTCTACAGTCATTGCCCCTAAGATGCCGATCAATTTTTTAGTAAAGAAACGCACCACCTCTTACTATGAATGAGCCACCCAGCTGGGAGGGTTCCTGGTTTTCACTGTAGCTGAGGTTTTCATGTTGGCTGTGATGGCCTATGATCGCTGCATGGCCATTTGTAACCCCCTGCCCTACGTGGTGGTGGTATCTCGGCGGGTCTGCCTTCTGCTGGGTTCCCTCTCGTACCTCTACAGCTTCTCCACTGCTGTTGTAGCTTCATCCTGTGTATTCTCTGTGTCTTATTGCTCTTCCAATGTAATCAATCATTTTCTCTGTGATATTGCCCCTCTGTTAGCATTATCTTGCTCTGATACTTACTTTGCAGAAACAGtggtatttatatctgcttcGACCAATTTGGTTTTTTCCATGATTATGGCTATCATATCTTATTTCAACATCGTTTTGTCCATCCTAAGGATACATTcaacagagggaaggaagaaagcctTTTCCACGTGTGCTTCACATGTGGTGGCCGTGTCAGTTTTCTATGGGACGATGCTATTCATGTATTTACAGCCTCAAACTAACCATTCTATGGACACTGATAAGATGGCTTCTGTGTTTTATACCCTGGTGATTCCCATGCTGAATCCCATGATCTACAGCCTGAGAAGCAAGGATGTGAAGGCTGCCTTAAAGAGATTTCTGACAAATTCATGCTGTTCTTTAAGTAAATGTCATCTTAGCACTATAGGTAAATGA